In Ctenopharyngodon idella isolate HZGC_01 chromosome 2, HZGC01, whole genome shotgun sequence, the following are encoded in one genomic region:
- the atp1b3a gene encoding LOW QUALITY PROTEIN: sodium/potassium-transporting ATPase subunit beta-3a (The sequence of the model RefSeq protein was modified relative to this genomic sequence to represent the inferred CDS: deleted 1 base in 1 codon) — protein MSKKSEKPVEGKEPESSWKDVIYNPRTGQFFGRTARNWGLILLFYLVFYGFLAAMFVFTMWAMLQMLNDDTPKYQDRVASPGLVIRPNTLNIVFNRSESLEYGQYVQHLESFLHQYNDSEQAKNDLCMAGQYSEQDEEPQKKVCQFRRSLLHHCSGMEDTTFGYAKGQPCVIVKMNRVIGLKPAGDPYINCTTKSDKPLQMQYFPHEGTIDRMYFPYYGKKTHKGYVQPLVAVKLLLKKEDYNSELIVECKVEGSNLKNNDERDKFLGRVTFRVLVTE, from the exons ATGTCTAAAAAGAGCGAAAAACCAGTGGAGGGCAAAGAGCCCGAAAGCAGCTGGAAAGACGTGATCTACAATCCAAGAACTGGACAATTCTTCGGTCGGACTGCAAGAAATTGGG GCCTCATCCTCCTCTTTTACTTGGTCTTCTATGGCTTCTTGGCTGCCATGTTTGTTTTCACTATGTGGGCGATGCTTCAGATGCTGAATGACGACACGCCAAAGTATCAAGATCGGGTCGCGTCCCCAG gGTTGGTTATCAGGCCAAACACTTTGAATATAGTTTTTAACAGATCAGAATCTCTTGAATATGGCCAGTACGTCCAGCATCTGGAATCGTTTCTGCATC AGTATAATGACTCAGAGCAAGCCAAAAATGACTTGTGTATGGCA GGTCAGTACTCTGAGCAGGATGAAGAACCTCAGAAGAAGGTGTGCCAGTTTAGGAGGAGTTTACTCCACCATTGCTCCGGGATGGAGGACACTACTTTCGGCTATGCTAAAGGACAGCCGTGCGTTATTGTCAAGATGAATAGG GTCATTGGTCTTAAGCCGGCTGGAGATCCATACATCAACTGCACAACAAAG AGTGATAAACCTCTTCAGATGCAGTATTTCCCCCATGAGGGGACTATTGATAGGATGTACTTCCCTTACTATGGGAAAAAGACACAT AAGGGTTACGTTCAGCCTCTGGTTGCTGTAAAGCTGTTGCTTAAGAAGGAAGACTACAACAGTGAGTTGATTGTTGAGTGCAAGGTAGAGGGCTCCAACCTCAAGAACAACGACGAGCGTGACAAGTTTCTTGGCCGTGTCACCTTTCGGGTCCTGGTGACCGAATAA
- the grk7a gene encoding rhodopsin kinase grk7a, which produces MCDMGGLDNLVANTAYLKAQGGDDKEMKKRRRSLSLPKAEQCVALRTSLDKDFESLCEQQPIGKKLFRQYLDQAGPESSTAAEFMDDLNDWELSEAAARDKARTNIINKYCKDGSKSSLTFLTGDVATKCKAVTDKDFEEVMAQVKVATKEYFKGKPFTDYQTSQFFDKFLQWKEYEKQPITEKYFYEFRTLGKGGFGEVCAVQVKNTGQMYACKKLCKKRLKKKHGEKMALLEKKILERVNSLFIVSLAYAYDTKTHLCLVMSLMNGGDLKYHIYNIGEKGIEMDRIIYYTAQITTGILQLHAMDIVYRDMKPENVLLDSQGQCRLSDLGLAVEIPDGKTITQKAGTGAYMAPEILTDTPYRTSVDWWALGCSIYEMVAGYTPFKGPEAKKEKVEKEEVQRRIINEEPKFEHKNFDAATIDIIKQFLKKKIDERLGCKGDDPRKHEWFKSINFARLEAGLIDPPWVPKPNVVYAKDTGDIAEFSEIKGIEFDAKDDKFFKEFSTGAVSIAWQKEMIDTGLFDELNDPNRKESSGGSDDDKKSGTCTLL; this is translated from the exons ATGTGTGACATGGGGGGACTTGATAATTTGGTGGCCAACACGGCCTACCTGAAAGCCCAAGGGGGTGATGACAAGGAGATGAAGAAACGTCGCCGAAGTCTATCTCTGCCCAAGGCGGAACAATGTGTGGCACTCAGGACGAGTCTGGACAAGGACTTCGAGTCCCTTTGTGAACAGCAACCTATTGGTAAGAAGTTGTTCCGCCAGTACCTCGATCAAGCGGGGCCAGAGTCCTCCACTGCTGCAGAATTTATGGATGATCTGAACGATTGGGAATTGTCAGAGGCTGCTGCCAGAGACAAGGCCCGTACAAATATCATCAACAAGTACTGCAAAGATGGTTCCAAGAGCTCCCTCACCTTCCTGACTGGAGATGTAGCAACCAAGTGCAAGGCGGTTACTGACAAAGATTTCGAGGAGGTGATGGCACAGGTGAAGGTGGCCACCAAAGAGTACTTCAAAGGCAAGCCGTTTACAGATTACCAGACAAGCCAATTCTTCGACAAGTTTCTGCAGTGGAAAGAGTATGAGAAACAGCCAATCACGGAGAAGTACTTCTACGAATTCAGGACTCTCGGAAAGGGTGGTTTCGGAGAG GTGTGTGCAGTGCAGGTGAAGAACACCGGCCAGATGTATGCTTGCAAGAAGCTCTGCAAGAAGCGTCTCAAGAAGAAACATGGTGAGAAAATGGCCCTGCTGGAGAAGAAGATCTTGGAGAGGGTCAACAGCCTGTTCATTGTGAGCCTGGCATATGCTTACGACACCAAAACCCATCTCTGCCTGGTCATGAGCTTGATGAATGGAGGTGATCTCAAGTATCACATCTATAACATTGGTGAGAAGGGTATCGAAATGGATCGGATCATCTATTATACAGCTCAGATTACAACTGGGATCCTGCAACTGCATGCCATGGACATTGTGTACCGTGACATGAAGCCGGAGAACGTGCTTTTGGATAGCCAGGGCCAGTGCCGTCTTTCAGATCTTGGTCTTGCTGTGGAGATTCCTGATGGAAAGACCATCACCCAAAAG GCTGGAACGGGTGCATATATGGCACCTGAAATCCTCACTGATACCCCATACAGGACATCAGTGGACTGGTGGGCCCTGGGCTGCAGTATCTATGAAATGGTGGCTGGTTACACCCCCTTCAAAGGCCCTGAAGCCAAGAAGGAGAAGGTGGAGAAGGAGGAGGTACAGAGGCGCATCATCAATGAGGAACCCAAGTTTGAACACAAGAACTTTGACGCTGCCACCATAGACATCATCAAGCAGTTCCTCAAGAAAAAGATTGATGAACGTCTTGGCTGCAA GGGTGATGATCCAAGGAAGCACGAGTGGTTCAAATCCATCAACTTTGCTCGATTGGAGGCCGGCCTTATCGATCCACCCTGGGTGCCCAAACCCAACGTTGTCTATGCAAAGGATACAGGTGACATTGCTGAGTTCTCTGAAATCAAGGGTATTGAGTTTGATGCGAAGGATGATAAATTCTTCAAGGAGTTTAGCACAGGTGCTGTGTCCATTGCCTGGCAAAAGGAGATGATTGACACAGGACTCTTTGATGAGCTCAACGACCCCAACCGGAAAGAATCATCCGGTGGTTCAGATGATGATAAGAAATCTGGCACTTGCACGCTTCTGTGA